In a single window of the Pongo abelii isolate AG06213 chromosome 1, NHGRI_mPonAbe1-v2.0_pri, whole genome shotgun sequence genome:
- the RPL22 gene encoding large ribosomal subunit protein eL22 isoform X3, which translates to MAPVVSMAPREASAPEEKKLVAKGGKKKKQVLKFTLDCTHPVEDGIMDAANFEQFLQERIKVNGKAGNLGGGVVTIERSKSKITVTSEVPFSKRYLKYLTKKYLKKNNLRDWLRVVANSKESYELRYFQINQDEEEEEDED; encoded by the exons ATGGCTCCTGTGGTTAGTATGGCTCCGCGTGAGGCCTCGGCACCAGAGGAG aaaaagCTTGTGGCAAAGGGGggcaaaaaaaagaagcaagttcTGAAGTTCACTCTTGATTGCACCCACCCTGTAGAAGATGGAATCATGGATGCTGCCAATTTT GAGCAGTTTTTGCAAGAAAGGATCAAAGTGAACGGAAAAGCTGGGAACCTTGGTGGAGGGGTGGTGACCATCGAAAGGAGCAAGAGCAAGATCACCGTGACATCCGAGGTGCCTTTCTCCAAAAG GTATTTGAAATATCTcaccaaaaaatatttgaagaagaatAATCTACGTGACTGGTTGCGCGTAGTTGCTAACAGCAAAGAGAGTTACGAATTACGTTACTTCCAGATTAACCAGGacgaagaagaggaggaagatgaggattAA
- the RPL22 gene encoding large ribosomal subunit protein eL22 isoform X4: protein MAPVKKLVAKGGKKKKQVLKFTLDCTHPVEDGIMDAANFEQFLQERIKVNGKAGNLGGGVVTIERSKSKITVTSEVPFSKRYLKYLTKKYLKKNNLRDWLRVVANSKESYELRYFQINQDEEEEEDED, encoded by the exons ATGGCTCCTGTG aaaaagCTTGTGGCAAAGGGGggcaaaaaaaagaagcaagttcTGAAGTTCACTCTTGATTGCACCCACCCTGTAGAAGATGGAATCATGGATGCTGCCAATTTT GAGCAGTTTTTGCAAGAAAGGATCAAAGTGAACGGAAAAGCTGGGAACCTTGGTGGAGGGGTGGTGACCATCGAAAGGAGCAAGAGCAAGATCACCGTGACATCCGAGGTGCCTTTCTCCAAAAG GTATTTGAAATATCTcaccaaaaaatatttgaagaagaatAATCTACGTGACTGGTTGCGCGTAGTTGCTAACAGCAAAGAGAGTTACGAATTACGTTACTTCCAGATTAACCAGGacgaagaagaggaggaagatgaggattAA
- the RPL22 gene encoding large ribosomal subunit protein eL22 isoform X1 — protein sequence MAPVVSMAPREASAPEEARGPRRARHLPRLAGDGALQRPAGVGWQVGRSGPEPLPIPARCRRRRPRPEKKLVAKGGKKKKQVLKFTLDCTHPVEDGIMDAANFEQFLQERIKVNGKAGNLGGGVVTIERSKSKITVTSEVPFSKRYLKYLTKKYLKKNNLRDWLRVVANSKESYELRYFQINQDEEEEEDED from the exons ATGGCTCCTGTGGTTAGTATGGCTCCGCGTGAGGCCTCGGCACCAGAGGAGGCACGTGGGCCTCGCCGAGCCCGGCATCTACCCAGGCTCGCTGGGGACGGCGCCCTGCAGCGTCCTGCTGGGGTGGGCTGGCAGGTCGGCCGGAGCGGGCCAGAGCCCCTGCCGATTCCAGCACGTTGTAGGCGGAGGAGGCCGCGGCCCGAG aaaaagCTTGTGGCAAAGGGGggcaaaaaaaagaagcaagttcTGAAGTTCACTCTTGATTGCACCCACCCTGTAGAAGATGGAATCATGGATGCTGCCAATTTT GAGCAGTTTTTGCAAGAAAGGATCAAAGTGAACGGAAAAGCTGGGAACCTTGGTGGAGGGGTGGTGACCATCGAAAGGAGCAAGAGCAAGATCACCGTGACATCCGAGGTGCCTTTCTCCAAAAG GTATTTGAAATATCTcaccaaaaaatatttgaagaagaatAATCTACGTGACTGGTTGCGCGTAGTTGCTAACAGCAAAGAGAGTTACGAATTACGTTACTTCCAGATTAACCAGGacgaagaagaggaggaagatgaggattAA
- the RPL22 gene encoding large ribosomal subunit protein eL22 isoform X2, translated as MAPREASAPEEARGPRRARHLPRLAGDGALQRPAGVGWQKKLVAKGGKKKKQVLKFTLDCTHPVEDGIMDAANFEQFLQERIKVNGKAGNLGGGVVTIERSKSKITVTSEVPFSKRYLKYLTKKYLKKNNLRDWLRVVANSKESYELRYFQINQDEEEEEDED; from the exons ATGGCTCCGCGTGAGGCCTCGGCACCAGAGGAGGCACGTGGGCCTCGCCGAGCCCGGCATCTACCCAGGCTCGCTGGGGACGGCGCCCTGCAGCGTCCTGCTGGGGTGGGCTGGCAG aaaaagCTTGTGGCAAAGGGGggcaaaaaaaagaagcaagttcTGAAGTTCACTCTTGATTGCACCCACCCTGTAGAAGATGGAATCATGGATGCTGCCAATTTT GAGCAGTTTTTGCAAGAAAGGATCAAAGTGAACGGAAAAGCTGGGAACCTTGGTGGAGGGGTGGTGACCATCGAAAGGAGCAAGAGCAAGATCACCGTGACATCCGAGGTGCCTTTCTCCAAAAG GTATTTGAAATATCTcaccaaaaaatatttgaagaagaatAATCTACGTGACTGGTTGCGCGTAGTTGCTAACAGCAAAGAGAGTTACGAATTACGTTACTTCCAGATTAACCAGGacgaagaagaggaggaagatgaggattAA